Below is a genomic region from Ammonifex degensii KC4.
GTGAACGCAAGGAGGACATAATGCTCCTGGTGGACTACTTCGTCAGCCTCAGCAACCGGAAGTTCGGCAAGCAGGTGACCGGGCTTACGCGCAGTGTGGCCGACATCTTGCTGCAGTACAACTGGCCCGGTAACGTGCGGGAGCTGCGCAACGTCTGCGAAAGGGCGGTGCTGATGGCGCGGGGAAACGTCATAACTCCGGAAAGCCTGCCTGAATACCTCCTGCGGGCGGTGCGGGGTCGGACTGAGGCCTGGCACCCGGCGGAAGATAGGGGGGTGCTGCCCCTGAAAGAAATGGTAGCAGAAATGGAACGCTCTGCCATTCTCAGGGCACTGGAGGAATACCGGGGGAACAAGACGGCGGTAGCCCGTGCTCTAGGGATGAGCCGTACCACCCTTTACGCCAAGATGAAGGAGCTGGGGATCGCCGATCCGGAAAATAAAGACCATTCTGAGCTGCGCAAAGTGTTTGGGGGGCATTGAGCGTGCCTAAGTGCTTGGTCTTGCTGGACGACGAAGACGCGGCTCGCGAGTTGGCTTCCTTTGCGGTCAAGCTCGTCAAGGCCAACCCGGAGCTAGAGGTAGTGTTGTTGTATGCCTCGCCCCTCCGCGATGCCGTCCCTTCCTTGCCGGGGGCGGGGTGGCTGGCCCAGGAGGAGTTCGAGCGCTACTTCCGGCTCCGCGCCGACAGCGTGCTAGCGGAGGCTCTGGCTGTCTTCCGGGCGGCGGGTATCGGCGCCCGCACCCTCTCCCTGCCGGAGGACCCGGTAGCGGCAGTCGAGCACCTGGTCGAGAGCGAGCCCGATTACGCGCTGGTGGTGGTGAGTGATAGAGGGACCGGTGGCCGCCTGCACTACGTGCTGAGTAGCGAAGTCTACCGCCTCTCGCACTTCCTGCCCCTCCCCTTGGTGGTGGTCAAAGCAGGATGGCACTAGTTGACGGCGGTTTTACAGACATGCTATAATGGCGCCAAAAGATAGGCTTGAAGCCTACCTGTAGGCTGGTAATGTGCCTCCTCGCTCGCCGCGAAGGGAAGTTCAGTGCCGGAATCGACTGCGGTTCAGGGGCGGGCGGTAAGCCCGCCTTTAATTAGTGATAAGCGCTTAAACCGGGGGTGGAGAGGTTATTGTTAAAGAGCACCGCATAAACGAGGAGATTCGGGCCCGCGAGGTGCGGCTCATCGACACCGACGGCACGCAAATAGGGATCGTTCCTTTAAGCGAGGCCTTGCGCATAGCTGAGGAGCGGGGCTTGGATCTAGTGGAGGTGGCGCCGCAGGCGCGGCCACCGGTCTGCAAGATAATGGACTACGGCAAGTACAAGTACGAGATGAGCAAGAGGGACCGGGAGGCCCGCAAGAAGCAGCGCCTGGTGACGGTAAAGGAGGTCAAGCTCCGCCCCAACATCGAGGAGCACGACTTCCAGGTCAAGGCGCGCAACGTTATCCGCTTTCTGAAAGACGGGGATAAGGTGAAGGTAACCATCATGTTCCGCGGGCGAGAGATAATCCACCCCCAGTTGGGTGAGCGCCTGCTGGAGCGCCTGAAAGAAGAAGTGGCAGCGGTGGGCGTGGTGGAGAGGGCTCCCAAGCTGGAGGGGCGCAACATGGTGATGATCTTGGCCCCCAAGCCGGGGCACGGGAAGAAAGAAGAAGCGGCGGAAGAATAATCAAGGAAAGGAGGTGTGGGCCCGGCCTGGTTTTTTCCGGCCGGGACATAGCTTTGCCGAAGGTAAAGACTCACCGAGGAGCGGCCAAGCGTTTCAAGAAAACGGGCAAGGGTAAGATAGTAGCCTACTGCCGCTCGGGCAAGAGCCACCTGCTGGAGAAGAAGACCAGCCAGCGGAAGCGGCGTCTTCGCCACAAGAAGGTTCTGCAGCCTGGTGATGCAGCGCAGATCAGGCGTCTGATTCCTTATCTCTAAAGCAGGTCAAGGAGGTTTTGCGTGATGCCGCGGGTAAAGACGAGTGTGGCCAGTCGCCGTCGCCGCAAGAAAATTCTTAAAATGGCCAAGGGCTACTGGGGTGCGCGGTCCAAGCTTTACCGCATAGCCAAACAGCAGGTAATGAAGTCTTTAATGTACGCCTACCGGGACCGGCGGGCGCGCAAGCGCGATTTCCGGCGCTTATGGATCGTCCGCATAAACGCGGCCGCCCGCGAGGCCGGGCTTACTTACAGCCGCTTTATAAACGGCCTCAAGAAAGCGGGAGTGGAGCTCGACCGCAAGGTCTTGGCCGACCTGGCGGTGCGCGACCGGGAGGCTTTCGGGCGCTTGGTGGAACTGGCCAAGGCTCAGCTCGGTTAGAAAGTTTTTAGGATGGTAATCTAAATCGGAGCATGGTGTGAAGCTTCAGCACCATGCTTTAAATTTTTGGAGGTTTTTATGCTTACCGTTCTGGGGAAGCATAATCCGCGGGTGAAGGCCCTTTTGCGGCTGGCGCAGAAGAAGGGCCGGGAAAAGGCGGGGGAATTCTTGGTAGAGGGACCGCACCTGGTAGCAGAGGCGCTGCGTCACGGTAAGGTGAGGGCCCTCTACTTGACCCCTGAGTTCGCCTCCTCCCCGGAAGGGGAAGAGCTTATTCGGAAGGCAGAAGCAAGAAAGGTAGAGGTCTTCGGCCTCGCTCCTCAACTTCTGGCCCGGGCGGCCGACACTGCCACCCCGCAAGGGGTGCTGGCCGTGGTGGAGATGCCTTCTGCCTCTCTCCCCTCCCTCCTCCAGGTAGAGCTCCCCTTGCTGGTGATAGTGGACGGCTTGCAGGACCCGGGCAACCTAGGGACTATAGTGCGCACGGCTCAGGCGGTGGCAGCCACAGGAGTAGTGGTGCTTAAAGGCTCGGTCGATCCCTTCCATCCCCGGGCGGTTCGAGCTACGGCCGGAGCCATTTTCCGCCTACCGGTGGTGAAGGGCCCTTCGGCGGAGGAGGTCCTTCCCCTCTTGCGAACGGCGGGGATAGAGCTTGTGGTGGCCGACCCCCGGGGGGAGGTTCCCTTTTACGCCCACTCTTTTTTGGGCCCGACGGCCCTGGTCATCGGCAGTGAGGGAGGAGGACCGGGGCCGGTATGGAGCACTCTGGCCCGCCGCGTCTACATCCCCATGCCCGGGAAAACGGAGTCGCTCAACGCTGCTGTGGCTGCCGCTCTTCTTCTTTACGAGGCGGCGCGGCAGCGGTACCGGTGGCGTTGATTTCCGTCGCCGGGGTATGCTATAATCCGAGCAGGTAAAAGCTTTCGCCCGCGAAAGGTTGTGAGCCTATGGTCTGGACCGCCGAGCTTTTTTGGAAGCTTTTCGAGGTCACCGGTTCCATTCGGGCTTACATCCTCTACCGGAGACTGAGGTTACACTGAGGCGGTCGGCAGCCTTCGCGGAAGAAACGGCAGTAAGCCTTGTCAAGGCCCTTGGCTTGTATTATCCTGGGCACAAGGGCTTTTGTTTTTATAAAGCCGTAAGCAAAGACAACCCGCCTCCATAAAGGCGGGCGGATCGACCACGGCGGCCAGGCTTTTGCGCTACAATTGACTCAGGTGCCATGTTCCGGAAAGAAAGGAGGTGAAGTACATGGCTTGGAGCGGTAAGTCACACCCCCACCGCCTCCTGCTGACCAAACAGTTCCCGCTGGATAAGGTCTTGCTGCCACTCTTTCAGCCCCCCATGCTGGCAACAAACCGCATCTGGAACTCGTGCGTCTGGCACAGCCAGGAGACCTTCAGCCAGGAAAACCGCTGGCCGACAGAAACAGAGCTCAAGGCGAAGTTCAAGTCCTTCGCTGCGTGGCGCGAACTTCACTCCCAGTCGGCCCAGGCGGTGGTGGAGGAGTACTTCGAGGCCGTGTCGGGCTACCGCAAACACAGGGAGAACGGCCACCACGAAATGAACCCGCCGGGCTTCAAAGTCGAAAAAACACCTCCGCACCGTCACCTGGAAGAGGCAGGGCTTCGACATTGGAGGCAACACCCTCGTGTTGAAGCTCTCCCGGGAGAAAGAACTAATAAGATGTGCACTGCCTGAAGGCTGGGACACGGTCACCCTGCCAGACGGCACAGAAATAAGGGGCATCCCGGTTGAGGTCAAGGTGAAGGCGGTTGTCCGCCGCCGGAGAGTAGAAAACCTGGTGCTCCACGTGACCCTCGACCTGGGAGTGATGCCCGTTTACCGTTCTGTCCGTACCGGGATGGAGGGCAAAAAGGCCAGCCAGAAGATCAAACAGATGGCCTACGACCGGCTCCGGCAAGAGCAGCGCTACAAGAACCTTATGCGGGGCATTGAGACCGACAACTGGAGGGAGAGAAACACGTCCTCCACGTGCTGTCTCTGCGGCGCCCACGGCCCTGCCTGGCGGAAGCACCGCGGTCTGGGGGTGTGCAGGAGGTGCGGGCTGGTCCTGCAGGCCGACCTCAACGGCGCGGCCAACCTCTTAAAGCAGTACCTCTTCGGGGACTGCCACAACAGGGCACTGCCCTTTACCTTCAGGGAAGCGCGGGTCTGGCGCTGGGACGGGAAGCTGAACCGGTTCGTGCAAGTATCTCCAAGGGCCGCATAAACGGCACCTGGAGTAGTCGGGACGGCAGTGACGGTCCCCTCCGGGAGGCCCTCCGGCGACGGGTCAAAAAGGGCCGCTTGTACCGGTGTAACCCGGCAGGTGCATGCACCTGCCGCTAGGAAGCCCTACACCTTAAGGTGTAGGGAGGAAGTCACAAACACCCTGGAGAAGATGGGGTGAAAAGGTGCTAGAAGAGCTGGAAGCATTGTTTGAAGAGGCAAAAAGGGCCATTGCCGCGGCGGAAGACTTGGCCGGGCTAGAGGCGGTCAGGGTCCGCTTCCTGGGGAGAAAAGGAGAGCTTACCGGTATCTTGCGCCGGGTAAGCCAGCTCCCTCCCGAGGAGCGCCCGATGGTAGGACGGCGGGCTAACGCCGTGAAGGAGGAGTTGGAAAGGCTTCTGGCCCAGCGGGAGGAGGAGCTCAAGGCGCAGGCTCTGGCTGAGCGCCTCAAGGCGGAAGCCGTAGACGTCACCCTTCCTGGCCGCGCCGTTCCTTTAGGGCATTACCACCCGCTGACCCTGGTGCTGGAGGAGATCGAGAGAATATTCCTTGGCCTGGGCTTCAGCGTGGTGGAGGGCCCGGAGGTAGAACTCGACTGGTATAATTTCGAAGCCCTGAACATCCCCAAGGACCACCCGGCCCGCGACATGCAGGATACCTTTTTCATCACCGACGAGGTTTTGTTGCGCACCCACACCTCCCCCGTTCAGGTGCGCGTTCTGGAAAAGCTGGCTCCCCACTTGCCCGTTAAAGTAATCGCGCCGGGGAAAGTCTACCGCCGCGATGACGACGCCACCCACTCCCCTATGTTCCACCAGGTAGAAGGCCTGGCGGTGGACAGAAACATCCGCTTCAGCGATCTCAAAGGAGTCTTGCTGGCCTTTGCCCGGGAGATGTTCGGCCCCAACACCCGCCTGCGTTTCCGTCCCAGCTACT
It encodes:
- a CDS encoding universal stress protein, with translation MPKCLVLLDDEDAARELASFAVKLVKANPELEVVLLYASPLRDAVPSLPGAGWLAQEEFERYFRLRADSVLAEALAVFRAAGIGARTLSLPEDPVAAVEHLVESEPDYALVVVSDRGTGGRLHYVLSSEVYRLSHFLPLPLVVVKAGWH
- the infC gene encoding translation initiation factor IF-3, whose product is MVKEHRINEEIRAREVRLIDTDGTQIGIVPLSEALRIAEERGLDLVEVAPQARPPVCKIMDYGKYKYEMSKRDREARKKQRLVTVKEVKLRPNIEEHDFQVKARNVIRFLKDGDKVKVTIMFRGREIIHPQLGERLLERLKEEVAAVGVVERAPKLEGRNMVMILAPKPGHGKKEEAAEE
- the rpmI gene encoding 50S ribosomal protein L35; the protein is MPKVKTHRGAAKRFKKTGKGKIVAYCRSGKSHLLEKKTSQRKRRLRHKKVLQPGDAAQIRRLIPYL
- the rplT gene encoding 50S ribosomal protein L20 is translated as MPRVKTSVASRRRRKKILKMAKGYWGARSKLYRIAKQQVMKSLMYAYRDRRARKRDFRRLWIVRINAAAREAGLTYSRFINGLKKAGVELDRKVLADLAVRDREAFGRLVELAKAQLG
- a CDS encoding TrmH family RNA methyltransferase, which gives rise to MLTVLGKHNPRVKALLRLAQKKGREKAGEFLVEGPHLVAEALRHGKVRALYLTPEFASSPEGEELIRKAEARKVEVFGLAPQLLARAADTATPQGVLAVVEMPSASLPSLLQVELPLLVIVDGLQDPGNLGTIVRTAQAVAATGVVVLKGSVDPFHPRAVRATAGAIFRLPVVKGPSAEEVLPLLRTAGIELVVADPRGEVPFYAHSFLGPTALVIGSEGGGPGPVWSTLARRVYIPMPGKTESLNAAVAAALLLYEAARQRYRWR
- a CDS encoding YqzL family protein: MVWTAELFWKLFEVTGSIRAYILYRRLRLH
- a CDS encoding transposase, with translation MLKLSREKELIRCALPEGWDTVTLPDGTEIRGIPVEVKVKAVVRRRRVENLVLHVTLDLGVMPVYRSVRTGMEGKKASQKIKQMAYDRLRQEQRYKNLMRGIETDNWRERNTSSTCCLCGAHGPAWRKHRGLGVCRRCGLVLQADLNGAANLLKQYLFGDCHNRALPFTFREARVWRWDGKLNRFVQVSPRAA
- the pheS gene encoding phenylalanine--tRNA ligase subunit alpha, translating into MLEELEALFEEAKRAIAAAEDLAGLEAVRVRFLGRKGELTGILRRVSQLPPEERPMVGRRANAVKEELERLLAQREEELKAQALAERLKAEAVDVTLPGRAVPLGHYHPLTLVLEEIERIFLGLGFSVVEGPEVELDWYNFEALNIPKDHPARDMQDTFFITDEVLLRTHTSPVQVRVLEKLAPHLPVKVIAPGKVYRRDDDATHSPMFHQVEGLAVDRNIRFSDLKGVLLAFAREMFGPNTRLRFRPSYFPFTEPSAEVDISCVICGGKGCRVCKDTGWLEILGAGMVHPHVLSVSGYDPAECRGFAFGLGIERIAMLKYGINDLRLFFTNDWRFLSQF